The DNA sequence ttcttcaaaaatgatttcagaacttgatgtcaaaaaataatggaaattgaaaataacaaagaaagaaaacagagagaaaagaacgtaaatgaagaaggagaaagagaaggcaaaaaacgaaagaaaagaagaagaagaagagaaggaagaagaacgtgcagcaagGTGCAGTGAAAACGTGCAGTAAcggttgaagaaggagaaagagaagacaagaaatgaaagaaaagaagaagaagaagaggaagaggaagaagaacgtgcagtaagaagaagaagaaggtgcagTGAAAACGTGGAGTAAtggttgaagaaggagaaaaagaaggcaagaaacgaaagaaaagaagaagaagaggaagaagaacgtgcggaagaagaagaaaaaggtgCACTTGTAAATACTTGTATAAAAAAACGCTTGTACGTGGAGAATTTctctaaaaaatattagagttaattgaatatttttttgcaaattgaaaatatttataattaaaaaactaattagATCTTTAACCACATGTATTTAGGAGaaatattatgttaattttaacGTTTTTGACATGAAaagacttaattacaaaattaaaatttgtctAGGGATccaattgaaaataaaaaactataaagacctaattgaaaatttgacaaAATTATAGGGATTATGTCTAAATCAATCAAGCGAGCCAATAACTCATCGATTGAACTAGTAACACGATGATCCGGTCAAATCAAATACCGGTTCGATTTTGATAACTATACTGGTAAGTGCAGGGTGTTCTGAAACCGGACCAGATCGGTCGGTCAGACTGGCCCGACTGCAAACTGGAGACATTAACGGTTTGTTTTATTGATGAAAACCGCCAATTCAAAAATGGAATCAAACCTCTGAACCGGCCGGTCGGACCGGACCGGAAACAGGCAGGTTTGTAGAAAACGACGCCGTGTCTCCTCTTAAAgggcaaaaaaaaaaggttgAGCGCATAACAAGGGAAAAACTCTAGCCTCACCCCCGCTGAAAGGAGGAGCCGTGTTTGCCGCCGTCCGTCGCATTCAGGGGCGTGTCTCCTCGTGTCTTCGTGCGTCGCAGGCGTTCAAGTCTTCATCTGTTCGCAATCATCAGTCGCTGGCTCGCAGGTTCTTCCTCGAGCTCGGCGTCCGTTGTCTTCGTCTGTCGCCGCCCGTCCTCCTCTGCGATCGAAGGTCAGTGACTCAGAGCTCACTTGTTCTTcgtttttgtgtgtttttattgGGATGATTATCTGATTAATGATTATCGAGTAGTTCTCTGCTACTTTTTTGTGTTTTCTACTTTTCTGTTTTGTGATTTTTTGGATAGTGATGAGCTGCTGCCTGTGTAATGTAGCCTGCTTTGTGTTTTACTGTTTTTGTGAGTTAATTATGTTTAGATTGTGAGTTTGTGACTGTCTTAAACTCTTAATGATTTATTGATTTCAGTTATGGATAATATTTTCACAAAATGACCTTTTGCTTTCAGAAATTATACACTAAATCACTAATACCACATAATATTTTTCTGTTACCTTTGTAAgaacttaaaaattttactcAAATGCATCATTGTTATTCTGTGATGCTTACGATCCCTCACTAGTTGCTCGTAGAATTGCGGTGTCTGGTTGATGGTGCTGATGAATACTTGCAGCTTCTTGACACAGTCAGCACTACAATGCAAGCTTTTTGTAACATGCCAGAAAGATTTGCTTATGGGAGTTAGATATAGGATAGATAGCTGGTTAAATCTAGAAGGGTCAATTAGAGGATCTATAttatgaaaactaaactagatTTGGACTCCGGttttttgcttgttttgaaTCATTCATTCCTAGCATTTATTCTATGATATCCCTTATGTACAAAAACTACAAAATTAATGCTACAGCGGGTGAAATTAGTGAATACAATGCAATATCTTAAATCATACAAATGGTTTATTAAACAACTAGCATCATAGGAAAAGAGATGAATAAGTGTACTACAAGTCTACAACACTTTTAAAGAGAAAGTATAGGGAGACAATGAGTTTAGTGTAcaatgtttatttattattttgttataaaaatgGTTTTTTGGTTGAATTACGGTTGAATTGGTTAGACCGATAAACTAATAAACCGATAGTTAAAGTGGTTTGATGACCGGTCTGGTTTTTAGAACCTTTTGCCTTTAGTATCAAAactaaattctttttaaaatgttattgACGAGTTCTCCTTCTTCGGAGCAGCCGCCACAACTACCTCCATTTTCAAGTTCGACTCTCACTGCCACTGGTTACCAACCTCCTCAATACAGCTTCCCCCGTTGctccctcttcttcattgcaGCATAACCAGTTTTCTATAATAGCCACAACCATCCCAAGAGGACCAAGCAAGGGGCCTCTAGTACTAGAGAAAACACCCGAGAACAACAGAGTGCTTACaaggtgtttgatgaaatgcgtACTCTAAATTGTGTAATTTTATTGCTCATATAGTCATATTTGTGGTTTCCTAAGTGTGTCGAGTACGAGTGTGATTATGAAGCTTGCAGTAGTTAAATAGCATATAGCAATACAGCATAGTAGTTGGTTAATAGGCAAGTTCCAATTTCCCAAGTGCTTAAACTCTTCTTTGGATTCAGACCGAACATTTAAAAATGCTGCTAGCTCGAAAGCTATCTCCTTCAAAGCTTAAGCCACTCTTTTATTTATCACTCCTTCCTGAGTGCAGAAACCTTGCCCACTCAAAGCTCTCTTCAGTTTTGGTAGCACACTCAAAATTCCAGATACAAAACTGCCCAAAGTTTTCGCCACAACCCACAATTATGATTAGGTTGTTCTCTTCACAGCCTGGAGATTCAgctttgaaacaaaatttgccTATCTCGCGTGACGGTAATTATGATGAAGGGACATCCCCATCTGTTGTTTGCCCTGGCTGTGGTGTTTATATGCAGGATTCCAACCCTAAGCACCCTGGGTATTTTATTAAACCCTCTGAAAAGGACCTGAACTATAAATTGTTTAACAATCTTGAACCTGTTGCAGAAGAGCCTGAGTTCTCCAATTCTGTTAAAAGAGGGATTGTTATTGAACCTGAAAAGCTTAATGATGATGATGCAAACTTGATCAAGAAACCAGAGAAGCCAGTGGTATGTGCACGCTGCCATTCGTTGAGGCACTATGGGAAAGTAAAGGACCCAACAGTAGAGAACTTGTTACCGGATTTCGACTTTGATTATACGGTGGGAAGGAAGTTAGCATCAACATCAGGGACCCGATCAGTGGTGCTGATGGTTGTGGATGCAGTGGATTTTGATGGATCATTTCCACGGAAGGTTGCAAAATTGTTGTCTAAGACAATTGAGGATCATTCCGCTGCATGGAAGCAAGGCAAGTCAGGGAATGTGCCAAGAGTGGTACTTGTGGTGACAAAGATTGACTTGTTGCCTAGCTCATTGTCACCAACAACATTGGAGTATTGGATTAGGCAAAGAGCGAGAGAGGGTGGAATTAACAAGATTACTAGTTTGCACATGGTGAGTTCACTGCGGGATTGGGGACTGAAGAACCTAGTCGACGATATAGTTGCACTAGCTGGGCCTAGAGGGAATGTCTGGGCTGTTGGGGCACAGAATGCAGGAAAGAGTACATTAATAAACTCAATAGGGAAGTATGTTGGGGGGAACATTACACATCTGACAGAAGCACCTGTGCCAGGGACGACACTCGGCATTCTCAGAGTGGAGGGTGTCCTTCCAAGGCAGGCAAAATTATTCGATACACCTGGCCTTCTTCATCCTCACCAGATCACAACACGGTTGACGAGGGAAGAGCAAAAGCTTGTTAACATGGGCAAGGAGTTGAAACCTAGGACATATAGAGTTAAGGTGAGTGCACTGAGATGCTAATTCTTGGTACTGAATTTCTTATATGCATTGCCAGTTTGCACTGTGActattttttaaagataaaataaatatttgttaTTGTGGCAGGTTGGTCATTCTATTCACATAGCTGGTCTAATGAGGTTGGATATTGAAGAAACATCCCTAGATACTATTTATGTCACAGTGTGGGCATCTCCTTATCTTCCACTGCATATGGGTAAAATAGAAAATGCACCCAAAATATTCCAAGACCATTTTGGCTGCCAGCTACAGGTATTCACTTTGCTCTTgtttattcaataaaaattacaccaccaccaccaccacaacaacaacaaattcTTATTTATTCCTCTAGGTGAGAGACTACTTATTCAATGAGATTAATTTTGATATAGTCTCGGTGTAAAATATTCTACACTATCAACAAATCTTATACTCCTTTCATTCCTTTTAATGTATCCAAAATACATTGATCTAAAAATATAGCAAATGGTGATAATGGCGAATAAAAGGAACTATGATAGATATTGTATCCACATACAATTTGTATCCACCAGATAACTACAATTCGTTTCCAAATACATTATGCACTAAAACATGAGAGCAACAAAACGTTTGGTACATTGTTAGATCAAGGAATTATCCAGATACATCTGTAGAAGGATGTGCCAAAAACTGATAATGGCAGATATAAGGGGATTAGGGGAATTTGTTATAATACCACAGGACTTTATTTAATCCatcatgatatatatatatatatatatatatatacatacacacacacacaaaatcAGCTATTAAATCAACCACCTGTATAGAATATATgttgaaatacaaaatatacattaaaaatgagttaaataaCACATGTATTATGCACAGACACAGCGGATGAATCGGTAGCTGATTTTTTTTGTGTGCGCATATTTCATTGTGGCATGAATGATATTGCATTAAATTTTCCTCGTCTGTAACACCATTTTGAACTGTTCTTTGCCAGCCTCCAATTGGAGAGAAACGAGTTCAAGAGCTTGGGAATTGGGTGAGAAGGGAGTTCCATGTTAGTGGGAACAGTTGGGGGTCAAGTTCTGTAGACATTGCTGCTTCTGGGCTTGGTTGGTTTGCCATTGGACTCAAAGGAGATGCAGTTTTAAGTGCTTGGACATATGAAGGTGTTGATGTTATTCTTCGTAATTCTTTATTACCTTACAGATCACACACCTTTGAAGTTGCTGGATTCACAGTTTCCAAGATTGTGTCTCAGTCTGACAGAGTTCTAAATAAGTCACATCAAAGAAGTGATAAAAAAGCC is a window from the Arachis stenosperma cultivar V10309 chromosome 3, arast.V10309.gnm1.PFL2, whole genome shotgun sequence genome containing:
- the LOC130965311 gene encoding GTP-binding protein BRASSINAZOLE INSENSITIVE PALE GREEN 2, chloroplastic — translated: MIRLFSSQPGDSALKQNLPISRDGNYDEGTSPSVVCPGCGVYMQDSNPKHPGYFIKPSEKDLNYKLFNNLEPVAEEPEFSNSVKRGIVIEPEKLNDDDANLIKKPEKPVVCARCHSLRHYGKVKDPTVENLLPDFDFDYTVGRKLASTSGTRSVVLMVVDAVDFDGSFPRKVAKLLSKTIEDHSAAWKQGKSGNVPRVVLVVTKIDLLPSSLSPTTLEYWIRQRAREGGINKITSLHMVSSLRDWGLKNLVDDIVALAGPRGNVWAVGAQNAGKSTLINSIGKYVGGNITHLTEAPVPGTTLGILRVEGVLPRQAKLFDTPGLLHPHQITTRLTREEQKLVNMGKELKPRTYRVKVGHSIHIAGLMRLDIEETSLDTIYVTVWASPYLPLHMGKIENAPKIFQDHFGCQLQPPIGEKRVQELGNWVRREFHVSGNSWGSSSVDIAASGLGWFAIGLKGDAVLSAWTYEGVDVILRNSLLPYRSHTFEVAGFTVSKIVSQSDRVLNKSHQRSDKKAKGVDSKAPLSSDLDSSMLTSN